A single genomic interval of Canis lupus dingo isolate Sandy chromosome 6, ASM325472v2, whole genome shotgun sequence harbors:
- the GPER1 gene encoding G-protein coupled estrogen receptor 1, protein MSCVANPESCAPGAMDVTSPVPVFGMEMRPGASNSTSPELNLSHTLTGAILANQTGELSEHQQYVIGLFLSCLYTIFLFPIGFVGNILILVVNISFREKMTIPDLYFINLAAADLILVADSLIEVFNLDEQYYDITVLCTFMSLFLQINMYSSIFFLTWMSFDRYIALAKAMRSSLFRTKHHARLSCGLIWMASVSATLVPFTAVHLQHTEDVCFCFADVKEIQWLEVTLGFIIPFAIIGLCYSLIVRVLIKAHKHRGLRPRRQKALRMIFAVVLVFFICWLPENVFISVHLLQRTQPGDAPCKQSFRHAYPLTGHIVNLAAFSNSCLNPLIYSFLGETFRDKLRLYIEQKTNMSALNRFCHAALKAVIPDSTEQSDVRFSSAV, encoded by the coding sequence ATGAGCTGTGTGGCAAATCCTGAAAGCTGTGCACCTGGGGCTATGGATGTGACGTCCCCAGTGCCTGTCTTTGGCATGGAGATGCGCCCAGGCGCCTCCAACAGCACCTCCCCAGAGCTCAACTTGTCCCACACACTCACTGGCGCCATCCTGGCAAACCAGACAGGCGAGCTCTCTGAGCACCAGCAGTACGTGATTGGGcttttcctctcctgcctctACACCATCTTCCTCTTCCCCATTGGCTTCGTGGGGAACATCCTAATACTGGTGGTGAACATCAGCTTCCGGGAAAAGATGACAATCCCAGACCTGTACTTCATCAACCTGGCGGCAGCTGACCTCATCCTGGTGGCCGACTCCCTAATTGAGGTGTTTAACTTGGACGAGCAGTACTACGACATCACCGTGCTATGCACCTTCATGTCCCTCTTCCTGCAGATCAACATGTACAGCAGCATTTTCTTCCTCACATGGATGAGCTTTGATCGCTACATCGCCCTGGCCAAGGCCATGCGTTCCAGCCTGTTCCGCACCAAGCACCATGCCAGGCTGAGCTGTGGCCTCATCTGGAtggcttctgtctctgccacACTGGTGCCCTTCACTGCAGTACACCTGCAGCACACGGAGGACGTCTGCTTCTGCTTTGCAGATGTCAAGGAGATCCAGTGGCTCGAGGTTACCCTGGGTTTCATCATCCCCTTCGCCATCATTGGCCTGTGTTACTCCCTTATCGTCCGGGTCCTCATCAAGGCTCACAAGCACCGAGGCTTGCGCCCCAGGAGGCAGAAAGCCCTCCGCATGATCTTTGCGGTTGTCCTTGTCTTCTTCATCTGCTGGTTGCCGGAGAATGTCTTCATCAGTGTTCACCTCCTGCAGCGCACGCAGCCAGGAGACGCTCCCTGCAAACAGTCTTTCCGCCATGCCTACCCCCTCACTGGCCACATTGTCAACCTGGCGGCTTTCTCCAACAGCTGCCTGAACCCCCTCATCTACAGCTTTCTGGGGGAGACCTTTAGGGACAAACTGAGACTGTACATTGAGCAGAAAACCAACATGTCAGCTCTGAACCGCTTTTGTCATGCTGCCCTGAAGGCAGTCATTCCAGACAGTACTGAACAGTCAGATGTGAGGTTCAGTAGTGCAGTGTAG